One part of the Marinobacter sp. M3C genome encodes these proteins:
- a CDS encoding BolA/IbaG family iron-sulfur metabolism protein, producing MDVQKIIEAKLHQAFDAQVMITENESHKHNVPPNSETHFKVTLVSPAFVGQSKVKRHQAIYQVLAAELAAGVHALAMHPFTPEEWVAQNQSTPDSPNCLDGSKNDPGASFNKRADS from the coding sequence ATGGACGTGCAGAAAATAATCGAAGCCAAGTTGCACCAGGCTTTTGATGCCCAGGTGATGATAACCGAGAACGAAAGCCACAAACACAACGTGCCGCCCAATTCGGAAACCCATTTCAAGGTGACCCTGGTATCACCGGCATTTGTGGGGCAATCAAAGGTGAAACGCCATCAGGCGATATATCAAGTACTGGCTGCCGAGCTGGCTGCTGGTGTGCATGCGCTGGCCATGCACCCCTTTACGCCTGAGGAATGGGTCGCGCAAAATCAATCCACACCCGATTCCCCAAACTGCCTGGACGGCTCGAAAAACGACCCCGGGGCAAGCTTTAACAAGAGGGCTGATTCATGA
- a CDS encoding fibronectin type III domain-containing protein → MRRLSSSVFYRGLLIGGMLFLLAGCGSDGDESGTAGAAKPSAVVPTASITAGRTARRSVNSTANQATLSWRAPVTRVNGDTLSGQDLASYEIRYGTSAENLNRSAVFDGAAGLIDMSYTIENLSAGTWHFTIQARDDKGLLSSPSAVVSKNIPG, encoded by the coding sequence GTGAGAAGGCTCTCCAGCAGTGTGTTTTACCGGGGCTTGTTGATTGGTGGGATGCTGTTTTTATTGGCGGGCTGTGGCAGTGATGGAGATGAATCGGGTACTGCTGGTGCTGCCAAACCCAGTGCCGTAGTGCCCACGGCAAGTATTACAGCAGGTCGCACGGCGCGTAGGTCAGTAAATTCGACCGCCAATCAGGCGACTTTAAGTTGGAGGGCGCCTGTAACACGAGTAAATGGCGATACTTTAAGCGGCCAAGACTTGGCCAGCTATGAAATTCGTTACGGCACCAGTGCCGAAAACCTCAATCGCTCAGCGGTTTTTGACGGCGCTGCCGGTCTAATTGACATGTCTTACACGATTGAAAACCTGTCTGCTGGTACTTGGCACTTCACCATTCAAGCCAGAGATGATAAGGGGCTGCTAAGCTCACCTTCAGCCGTTGTTAGCAAGAATATCCCCGGTTAA
- a CDS encoding DUF6482 family protein — protein sequence MNMTLGELKSRKHEPIRLAEIVSMEGRYYMVRFYIGNTGYILVNDQDKAIMFSGACSAREAMRGFIVADFDLIPPTGTDEMIGMPDSSSEPMRVQF from the coding sequence ATGAACATGACACTTGGCGAACTGAAATCCCGCAAGCACGAACCCATCCGCCTAGCAGAGATTGTGTCCATGGAGGGCCGGTATTACATGGTCCGCTTTTACATTGGTAACACAGGCTATATTTTGGTGAATGATCAGGATAAAGCGATAATGTTTTCGGGCGCTTGCTCAGCACGTGAGGCAATGCGTGGTTTTATTGTGGCGGATTTCGACTTGATTCCGCCAACCGGAACTGACGAAATGATCGGTATGCCGGACTCCAGCTCCGAGCCTATGCGGGTTCAGTTTTAG
- a CDS encoding ATP-binding protein: MKKPFDDDRGYEVGDLLGLGRQSVRKNYYLALQERLEELERERNRYKWLFEKALHGIFQGDLRGGFLACNPAMAKICGYLSAEDLQSRVIRLREQLFCSANEFDALRQELLDSGSLSARETRLRRADATPVNVAITLLRRPDLGPEVVEAFVADITERVQARQKLVQVNADLERRVEERTQALQNANVGLHFQIAEREKVERELVITAQAARDANRSKDKYLAAASHDLLQPLNAARLTISALQESALPAEEARMVHQVHRALEGAEDLLADLLDISKLDQQAMVPDLLLTDVAALAKSLGQEFEAVATNAGVRFHVRTIPALIKTDQRMLTRILRNLLSNAFRYTLSGRVLLALRARRDSLRIEVWDTGVGIDATKLKDIFTEFHQLLPQGTGGRQGAGLGLAIVERMVSVLGYRVEVVSRPGRGSRFSLVLPVDMQSARRAALPATEIVPSFVHGFAGIWVMVIDNEPAILASMKLLLERWGCLVIASPDEHQALEYLRQTNNVPAAVLADYHLDDEKTGWQAISAIRKLLGAPVPAALITADRGDELRSLMRAQGLPILNKPVKPNRLRALLTSLLSAK, encoded by the coding sequence ATGAAGAAGCCCTTTGATGATGACCGTGGCTATGAGGTGGGTGATTTGTTGGGGCTGGGTCGCCAGTCTGTGCGCAAGAACTATTACCTCGCGCTGCAAGAGCGCCTGGAGGAGTTAGAGCGGGAGCGTAATCGCTATAAGTGGCTGTTTGAAAAGGCACTCCACGGTATTTTTCAGGGTGATTTACGGGGTGGTTTTCTGGCTTGCAACCCGGCCATGGCCAAAATCTGCGGTTACCTCAGTGCTGAAGACCTGCAATCCCGGGTTATCCGCTTGCGTGAACAGCTTTTTTGCAGCGCCAATGAGTTTGATGCATTGCGCCAGGAGCTATTAGATAGCGGCAGCCTGAGTGCTCGCGAAACCCGCCTGCGTCGCGCCGATGCGACGCCGGTTAATGTCGCTATCACCCTGCTTAGGCGGCCAGATCTGGGGCCAGAGGTGGTTGAGGCGTTTGTGGCAGATATAACCGAGCGGGTGCAGGCGCGGCAGAAGCTGGTGCAGGTTAATGCTGACCTGGAGCGCCGGGTAGAAGAGCGCACCCAGGCGCTGCAGAACGCCAACGTTGGGCTACATTTTCAGATTGCCGAACGGGAAAAAGTCGAGCGCGAACTGGTTATCACCGCCCAAGCCGCGCGCGATGCGAACCGCAGCAAAGACAAATATCTGGCAGCGGCCAGCCACGATTTACTGCAACCCTTAAACGCCGCGCGCCTGACCATATCGGCGCTGCAAGAAAGCGCGCTGCCGGCGGAAGAGGCGAGGATGGTGCACCAGGTGCATCGCGCGCTTGAAGGTGCCGAGGACTTGCTAGCGGATTTGCTGGATATTTCAAAGCTGGACCAGCAGGCCATGGTGCCGGATCTGCTACTGACCGATGTTGCTGCGCTGGCAAAAAGCCTGGGTCAAGAATTCGAAGCGGTGGCGACCAACGCCGGCGTGCGGTTTCACGTTCGTACTATCCCAGCGCTGATAAAAACCGATCAGCGTATGCTCACACGCATTCTTCGTAATTTACTGAGCAATGCCTTTCGCTACACCCTCAGCGGCCGTGTTCTACTGGCACTGAGAGCCCGCCGCGACAGCCTGCGTATTGAAGTGTGGGATACCGGTGTGGGTATTGACGCAACTAAGCTGAAGGATATTTTTACCGAATTTCATCAGTTGTTGCCGCAAGGAACCGGCGGGCGCCAGGGTGCCGGGCTGGGGCTGGCCATCGTTGAACGTATGGTGTCGGTGCTGGGCTACCGGGTAGAGGTGGTTTCCCGGCCGGGCAGAGGTTCGCGGTTTTCGCTGGTGCTGCCGGTGGACATGCAATCAGCCCGTCGAGCTGCGTTGCCGGCCACTGAAATTGTGCCCAGCTTTGTTCACGGATTCGCTGGCATTTGGGTAATGGTGATTGATAACGAGCCGGCCATACTCGCGAGTATGAAGCTGTTGCTGGAGCGCTGGGGCTGTCTGGTAATCGCCAGCCCTGACGAGCATCAGGCTTTGGAGTACCTGCGGCAGACAAACAACGTACCCGCGGCGGTGCTCGCCGATTACCACCTGGATGATGAAAAAACAGGCTGGCAGGCCATTTCAGCGATACGGAAGCTACTGGGCGCGCCGGTGCCAGCGGCCCTTATTACCGCAGATCGGGGCGATGAACTGCGCTCGCTGATGCGGGCTCAGGGGTTGCCGATTTTAAATAAGCCGGTAAAACCCAACCGTTTGCGGGCATTGCTGACGAGTTTGTTGTCTGCGAAATAA
- a CDS encoding GFA family protein, producing the protein MNQHQGTCFCGAVQFQVSGAPEAMGYCHCDSCRRWSAGPVNAFSLWPANTLEVLSGADQVAEFHLTEQSHRKWCKQCGGHIFTDHPAWGLVDVYVANLPGLMFEPALHVHYQESVLQIKDGLPKMKDMPAEMGGSGETLPE; encoded by the coding sequence ATGAATCAGCATCAAGGCACGTGTTTTTGTGGCGCAGTCCAGTTTCAAGTCAGCGGTGCACCCGAAGCGATGGGCTATTGCCATTGCGATTCCTGCCGGCGCTGGTCTGCGGGGCCGGTAAATGCGTTTTCGCTGTGGCCCGCGAACACGCTTGAAGTGCTCTCGGGCGCTGATCAGGTCGCTGAATTTCACCTGACCGAGCAAAGTCACCGCAAATGGTGCAAGCAGTGCGGCGGCCACATATTTACCGACCACCCTGCCTGGGGCCTGGTTGATGTATACGTTGCCAACCTGCCGGGTCTGATGTTTGAGCCGGCGCTGCATGTGCATTATCAGGAATCAGTGTTACAGATTAAAGATGGCCTGCCCAAAATGAAGGACATGCCCGCTGAAATGGGAGGCTCCGGGGAAACCCTGCCTGAATAG
- a CDS encoding CLCA_X family protein has protein sequence MKTATATSFVTIRRQFDFRSIEVGRWVTPEERDFAAVRFYQALCDLMTILKSPELLISLRSTLSLQYGIGGRPGVAAHYIPATRQLALAKNAGAGSLAHEWFHAFDHYMGNKAFHNPVKHGFASGAWLDSKKQKQHPLNAQLEHCFRTILLNESGTEPSDQFQCSQQADKKLKVLYYARPEELCARAFEAFVEDSLPSNSFLVRGTVYSDEAKTGLYPGGQHRQTINEAFENYFQDLGRALHREQAQAG, from the coding sequence ATGAAGACCGCCACCGCGACATCTTTTGTCACGATCAGACGCCAGTTCGATTTTCGCAGTATTGAAGTCGGTCGTTGGGTTACGCCAGAAGAGCGTGATTTTGCAGCAGTGCGCTTCTATCAGGCGCTGTGCGATTTGATGACAATCCTCAAGAGTCCAGAGCTGCTGATTTCGTTACGGAGCACGCTTAGCCTCCAGTACGGCATTGGTGGGCGCCCTGGTGTGGCTGCACACTATATTCCGGCGACACGGCAACTGGCGCTAGCCAAAAATGCCGGTGCGGGTAGTCTGGCCCATGAGTGGTTTCATGCTTTCGATCACTACATGGGTAACAAGGCCTTCCACAACCCGGTCAAGCATGGCTTTGCGTCCGGAGCATGGCTTGATAGTAAAAAACAGAAACAACACCCATTAAACGCCCAGTTGGAACACTGCTTTCGCACCATTTTACTGAATGAGAGCGGCACTGAACCCAGTGATCAGTTTCAGTGCTCGCAACAAGCAGACAAGAAACTGAAGGTGCTGTATTACGCTCGGCCGGAGGAACTCTGCGCACGGGCCTTCGAAGCCTTTGTTGAAGACAGCTTGCCCAGCAATAGTTTCCTGGTACGTGGCACTGTTTATTCGGATGAGGCAAAGACGGGGCTGTACCCAGGGGGCCAGCACAGACAGACGATCAACGAAGCGTTTGAAAACTACTTCCAGGATTTGGGCAGAGCGTTACATCGGGAGCAGGCCCAAGCTGGATGA
- a CDS encoding L-threonylcarbamoyladenylate synthase, with protein MSQFFQVHPDNPQKRLINQAVDILRKGGVIAYPTDSGYALGCHLGDKSASDRIKRIRKLDDKHNFTLVCRDLSDIGTYAKVDNTTYRLLKTYTPGAYTFILDATSEVPRRLLHPKRRTIGVRVPDNAVVHALLGELGEPIMSSTLILPGETEPMTDPEDIRDALEHELDLIIDGGFCGMEATTVVNFTSGSPEVTRIGKGDPSPFE; from the coding sequence ATGAGTCAGTTTTTTCAGGTTCATCCGGATAATCCGCAAAAGCGCCTTATTAATCAGGCGGTGGATATTCTTCGCAAAGGCGGCGTTATTGCGTACCCGACCGACTCGGGCTATGCGTTAGGCTGCCATTTGGGTGACAAATCTGCTTCTGACCGCATAAAGCGCATTCGCAAGTTGGACGACAAGCACAACTTCACCCTCGTCTGCAGGGACTTGTCAGACATTGGCACTTACGCCAAGGTTGATAATACCACCTACCGCCTTCTTAAAACCTACACACCCGGTGCTTACACTTTCATTCTGGACGCCACTAGCGAAGTGCCACGGCGTTTGTTGCACCCCAAGCGCCGCACTATTGGCGTACGTGTTCCTGACAACGCGGTTGTGCATGCACTTTTGGGAGAGTTGGGCGAACCCATCATGAGCAGCACGTTGATACTGCCCGGCGAAACCGAGCCAATGACCGATCCGGAAGACATTCGCGATGCGCTCGAGCACGAGCTGGACTTGATTATTGACGGTGGTTTCTGCGGCATGGAAGCAACGACGGTGGTTAACTTCACCAGCGGCAGCCCGGAAGTAACACGGATAGGCAAGGGCGACCCGTCGCCATTTGAGTAA
- a CDS encoding FecR domain-containing protein — protein sequence MTDKMLRSSILIVRILPLFLVALLSNTSVQAHLPLAMGSGVSANSSGTALAEWVYTLQKGDSVQQLATQLLAPPYNAQQLLKHNSLNNALLPVTGEQVRIPMDWLKRQPQPARATSVSGLVQLLTSNGQRRPLTVNTLIRAGDELLSGSGRATVILAEGSEIRLSPNSRLAFNRMTQFGKPGMIDTRLRLNRGEVITRVKYVVSGGSRFEIETPSATAAVNGTQFAIQANAGGTGLQVMNGQVEFSQQGRSVEVPAGYGAHVAAQPGGNVRLHKLASPPIVTGLPSVLRKLPAELQWQSLAKTYKLDIFDIDSGRWVDSRTLADDRFDISRLNNGRYEIQLAALDYQGIKGLPAVVPFSIDLQARAAELLEPANGTTTTNQPEFSWSLNGDSEIAQIQISARPQFEDLIATSDWAQQSEAQLSRPLSPGQYYWRVKTEAGGDSTAISNANSLVVDGSLPPVSIISVNYLDQQVRIFWESVETASKYRMQLSAEPDFYPIIKEADIPGTTAGLRLIPGKRYFVRLKALSDGALASRWGPARELYID from the coding sequence ATGACTGATAAAATGCTGCGTAGCAGTATTCTAATAGTGCGTATTTTACCACTGTTCTTAGTTGCGCTACTTTCCAACACATCCGTACAAGCCCACTTGCCACTTGCGATGGGCTCGGGTGTGTCCGCAAACAGCTCGGGTACGGCACTCGCTGAATGGGTTTACACCCTGCAAAAAGGTGACAGCGTTCAGCAGCTGGCCACGCAGTTACTGGCCCCACCCTACAACGCCCAGCAACTGCTAAAACACAACAGCCTGAACAATGCCTTGCTGCCGGTGACAGGCGAGCAGGTGCGCATCCCTATGGACTGGCTTAAGCGCCAGCCCCAGCCGGCCCGCGCAACCTCTGTATCTGGTTTGGTGCAACTGCTAACCAGCAACGGCCAGCGCCGGCCACTGACCGTAAACACACTGATTCGCGCTGGTGACGAGTTACTGTCCGGTTCCGGTAGGGCCACTGTCATCCTGGCCGAAGGTTCTGAAATCCGCCTGTCACCCAATTCCAGACTGGCTTTTAACCGCATGACCCAGTTTGGCAAACCGGGCATGATTGATACCCGTTTACGGCTGAATCGTGGCGAGGTTATCACCCGCGTAAAGTACGTGGTCAGCGGGGGCAGCCGTTTCGAAATCGAGACCCCTTCGGCAACGGCCGCGGTGAATGGCACTCAGTTTGCGATTCAGGCAAACGCCGGGGGCACAGGCTTGCAGGTTATGAATGGCCAAGTTGAATTTAGCCAGCAGGGGCGCTCCGTAGAAGTGCCCGCGGGTTACGGTGCTCACGTTGCCGCCCAGCCCGGCGGCAATGTTCGCCTGCACAAGCTTGCCTCGCCTCCCATCGTTACCGGCCTACCGTCTGTTCTGCGTAAGTTGCCCGCAGAATTGCAATGGCAAAGCCTTGCAAAGACTTACAAGCTGGATATTTTTGACATCGACAGCGGGCGATGGGTAGACAGTCGCACACTGGCCGATGACCGTTTTGACATAAGCCGGCTGAACAATGGCCGTTATGAAATTCAGCTTGCGGCTTTAGACTACCAAGGTATCAAAGGTTTGCCTGCGGTTGTGCCATTTAGTATTGACCTTCAAGCCCGAGCCGCCGAATTGTTAGAACCTGCCAACGGCACAACCACCACCAATCAGCCCGAATTTAGCTGGAGCCTGAACGGCGACAGCGAAATTGCACAAATCCAGATCTCAGCCAGGCCGCAGTTCGAAGACCTGATCGCAACCAGCGACTGGGCACAACAAAGCGAGGCACAGCTGTCCCGACCACTGTCTCCCGGCCAATATTACTGGCGGGTTAAAACAGAGGCCGGCGGCGACTCCACCGCCATCAGCAACGCCAACAGCTTGGTTGTCGACGGCAGCTTGCCGCCGGTGAGCATTATCTCTGTGAACTATCTGGATCAGCAGGTGCGAATATTCTGGGAATCGGTGGAAACAGCCAGCAAGTATCGTATGCAGCTGTCTGCAGAGCCTGATTTTTATCCGATCATTAAGGAAGCAGATATACCGGGAACGACGGCAGGCTTGCGCCTGATTCCCGGAAAGCGGTATTTTGTGCGCCTAAAGGCACTCTCTGACGGGGCGCTGGCCAGCCGCTGGGGTCCGGCAAGGGAGCTGTATATCGATTAA
- a CDS encoding DNA topoisomerase III, protein MHLYIAEKPSLGRAIAAALPQPQQKGQGWIRCGSGSSAVTVSWCIGHLLEPAEPASYNPAWKNWRADQLPMFPEKWQLTPKTGVAAQLKVLQSLIRKASEITHAGDPDREGQLLVDEVIHYVGTGAPVRRLLINDLTPAAVAKALKQTRDNRDFLRLSASALARQRADWLYGLNLTRFYTLLYQTKGQQGVYSVGRVQTPVLGLVVKRDQHIEQFQPQDFFPLEARFHGMEEDSDTRIFSARWVPGEDYQQLLDSENRLLDRSAAEQVAAAVEGRPGKICESRFRDRSEPPPLPLSLSALQIEAGRLFRMAAKEVLDTAQSLYERHQLITYPRSDSRYLPLEHYNQRQQVIDAVGKVDIDLAEVCNTADLQRKTAAWNDKKVDAHHAIIPTCRSRSGGALSGKEAQIYNLISRYYLMQFAADAIHREGKLGVKLGDHLFRTSETAVLQPGWKALELKLRDAKAKPEKPALPRLGTGDPVLCDGTQVLQQQTQPPKHFTDATLLAAMTNIARFVDDPELRKTLRETDGLGTEATRAAILETLFKRDYFFRDGRHIRASDKGKSLINALPDSVSKPDRTAVWEATLEAIQRGEAQPRQFLDSLKQEIQGFIGHPAPSVPAVPQVVTNPDAPHCPKCRAGMVERKGKFGAFYACSRYPGCKGTRPLEDHSPEDGSSQKPVPCPFCFSPLVRRKSKKGWFWGCSSFPACRQTVNDINGKPDLPVKTATK, encoded by the coding sequence ATGCACCTTTATATCGCCGAAAAACCCAGCCTTGGCCGTGCCATCGCCGCTGCTCTGCCCCAGCCCCAACAAAAAGGCCAGGGCTGGATTCGCTGCGGCAGTGGCAGCAGTGCGGTTACAGTCAGCTGGTGTATCGGCCATTTGCTGGAGCCCGCCGAACCCGCCAGCTATAATCCGGCCTGGAAAAACTGGCGTGCCGACCAGCTGCCGATGTTCCCGGAAAAGTGGCAGCTCACTCCGAAAACCGGCGTTGCCGCTCAGCTTAAAGTACTGCAATCACTGATTCGCAAAGCCAGCGAAATTACCCACGCCGGCGACCCGGACCGAGAAGGCCAGCTGCTGGTAGACGAGGTAATTCACTATGTGGGCACGGGTGCACCCGTAAGGCGCCTGCTGATTAACGATTTAACCCCGGCTGCGGTAGCAAAGGCACTCAAACAGACCCGCGATAACCGTGATTTCCTTCGGTTGTCGGCTTCGGCCCTGGCGCGCCAGCGCGCAGACTGGCTTTACGGCTTGAACCTGACCCGCTTCTACACGCTGCTCTATCAAACAAAAGGCCAGCAGGGCGTTTACTCCGTTGGCCGGGTGCAAACCCCGGTACTGGGCCTAGTGGTTAAGCGCGACCAGCACATTGAGCAGTTTCAACCTCAGGACTTTTTCCCGCTGGAAGCCCGCTTTCACGGCATGGAAGAAGACTCTGACACACGCATCTTTAGCGCGCGCTGGGTGCCAGGTGAAGATTACCAGCAACTGCTGGACAGCGAAAACCGCTTGCTGGACCGCAGCGCGGCGGAACAGGTCGCCGCCGCGGTTGAAGGGAGGCCAGGCAAAATCTGCGAATCCCGCTTTCGCGACCGCTCAGAGCCGCCGCCACTGCCTCTGTCGCTTTCGGCGTTGCAAATCGAAGCCGGTCGATTGTTCCGTATGGCCGCCAAAGAAGTGCTGGATACTGCGCAGAGCCTGTACGAACGCCACCAACTCATTACTTACCCACGGTCTGACAGCCGTTATCTACCGCTGGAACATTACAATCAACGCCAGCAGGTTATAGACGCTGTCGGCAAGGTCGATATCGACCTTGCCGAAGTCTGCAACACAGCCGATTTGCAACGAAAAACCGCAGCCTGGAATGACAAAAAAGTAGACGCCCACCACGCCATTATTCCCACTTGCCGGAGTAGATCGGGTGGTGCGCTATCTGGAAAAGAAGCCCAGATCTACAATTTGATCAGCCGCTACTATTTGATGCAATTTGCGGCAGATGCCATCCATCGCGAGGGCAAATTGGGAGTAAAGTTAGGCGACCACCTGTTCCGCACCTCAGAAACCGCTGTTTTACAGCCCGGCTGGAAAGCGCTTGAACTGAAATTGCGCGACGCCAAAGCCAAACCCGAAAAACCCGCACTGCCTCGGCTGGGCACCGGCGATCCGGTGCTGTGCGACGGCACACAGGTGTTGCAGCAACAAACCCAACCCCCCAAACACTTTACTGACGCGACGCTGCTGGCAGCAATGACCAACATCGCGCGCTTCGTTGACGACCCGGAACTGCGAAAAACGCTGCGCGAGACGGATGGACTGGGCACCGAAGCTACCCGCGCCGCTATTCTGGAAACCCTGTTCAAACGCGACTACTTTTTCCGCGATGGCCGCCACATCCGCGCCAGCGATAAGGGTAAAAGCTTGATAAACGCGCTGCCAGACTCTGTCAGCAAACCCGACCGTACCGCCGTTTGGGAAGCCACACTGGAAGCCATTCAGCGCGGCGAAGCGCAGCCGCGACAGTTTCTGGATTCCCTGAAACAAGAAATTCAGGGATTTATCGGGCACCCGGCGCCCTCGGTTCCTGCAGTTCCTCAGGTAGTAACCAACCCAGATGCCCCGCATTGCCCCAAGTGCCGCGCCGGCATGGTTGAGCGCAAGGGCAAATTCGGTGCCTTTTACGCTTGCAGCCGCTACCCGGGTTGCAAAGGCACCCGCCCGCTGGAAGACCACAGCCCGGAAGATGGTAGCAGCCAAAAACCGGTCCCCTGCCCATTCTGTTTTTCGCCCCTGGTCAGGCGTAAAAGTAAAAAAGGTTGGTTCTGGGGCTGCAGTTCTTTCCCCGCCTGCCGTCAAACAGTGAACGATATAAACGGAAAACCCGACCTGCCGGTAAAAACAGCTACAAAATGA